In a single window of the Agromyces sp. H17E-10 genome:
- a CDS encoding Fur family transcriptional regulator: protein MHTTTAPERLRAAGLKVTAPRTAVLEALSGPGHLDAETVLERVRPTLPTTSLQAVYGVLAALTAAGLLRRIEPAGSPALYEGRTGDNHHHLVCTRCHTVVDVDCVVGEPPCLEPSDAGGFAIHTAEVTFWGLCANCRAEPAA from the coding sequence ATGCACACGACCACGGCCCCCGAGCGCCTGCGCGCGGCCGGCCTGAAGGTCACCGCACCGCGCACGGCGGTGCTCGAGGCGCTGTCGGGCCCCGGCCACCTCGACGCCGAGACCGTGCTCGAGCGGGTGCGCCCCACCCTGCCGACGACGTCCCTGCAGGCCGTCTACGGCGTGCTCGCCGCGCTCACGGCCGCCGGCCTCCTGCGCCGCATCGAGCCCGCCGGGTCACCCGCGCTCTACGAGGGCCGTACCGGCGACAACCACCACCACCTCGTGTGCACGAGGTGCCACACCGTCGTCGACGTCGACTGCGTCGTCGGCGAGCCGCCGTGCCTCGAACCGAGCGACGCGGGCGGCTTCGCGATCCACACCGCAGAGGTCACGTTCTGGGGCCTCTGCGCGAACTGCCGAGCGGAGCCGGCGGCCTAG
- a CDS encoding catalase produces the protein MTNHTTTQTGTPVASDAHSLTVGADGATVLHDRYLVEKLAQFNRERIPERIVHAKGGGAFGRFEVTADVSQYTRAALFQPGSSVETLLRFSSVAGEQGSPDTWRDVRGFSLKFYTTEGNYDLVGNNTPVFFIRDAIKFPDFIHSQKRLPGSGLRDADMQWDFWTLSPESAHQVTYLMGDRGLPQSWREMHGFGSHTYQWLNAEGERFWVKYHFRSRQGDLHLDPADAEAIAGADADHYRRDLYEAIERGDFPQWDLFVQVMPYEDAKTYRFNPFDLTKVWPHADYPLIEVGTLTLDRNPQNFFAEIEQAAFSPANTVPGIGISPDKMLMARVFSYPDAQRYRVGTNYNQLPVNAPHAAPVANYSQDGAQRHHYNAPSVPVYAPNSFGGPAASADAAGEGSWEGDGELVRTAYTLRADDSDFGQAGTLYRDVYSAEAKERLQVTLLGQARAITIDEIRERFFQYWTNVDAGLGQVLRAAYAVAAEDGAAA, from the coding sequence ATGACGAACCACACGACCACCCAGACCGGCACCCCGGTCGCGAGCGATGCGCACTCGCTCACCGTCGGCGCCGACGGCGCGACCGTGCTGCACGACCGCTACCTCGTCGAGAAGCTCGCGCAGTTCAACCGCGAGCGCATCCCCGAGCGCATCGTGCACGCGAAGGGCGGCGGTGCGTTCGGCCGCTTCGAGGTCACGGCCGACGTCTCGCAGTACACGCGGGCGGCGCTCTTCCAGCCGGGCTCGAGCGTCGAGACGCTGCTGCGCTTCTCCTCGGTCGCGGGCGAGCAGGGCTCGCCCGACACGTGGCGCGACGTGCGCGGCTTCTCGCTGAAGTTCTACACGACCGAGGGCAACTACGACCTCGTGGGCAACAACACCCCGGTGTTCTTCATCCGCGACGCCATCAAGTTCCCCGACTTCATCCACTCGCAGAAGCGCCTGCCGGGCTCGGGCCTCCGCGACGCCGACATGCAGTGGGACTTCTGGACCCTCTCGCCCGAGTCGGCGCACCAGGTCACCTACCTCATGGGCGACCGGGGCCTCCCGCAGTCGTGGCGCGAGATGCACGGTTTCGGCTCGCACACCTACCAGTGGCTGAACGCCGAGGGCGAGCGGTTCTGGGTGAAGTACCACTTCCGTTCGCGCCAGGGCGACCTGCACCTCGACCCCGCAGATGCCGAGGCGATCGCAGGGGCCGACGCCGACCACTACCGTCGCGACCTGTACGAGGCGATCGAGCGCGGCGACTTCCCGCAGTGGGACCTCTTCGTGCAGGTCATGCCGTACGAGGATGCGAAGACCTACCGGTTCAACCCGTTCGACCTCACGAAGGTGTGGCCGCATGCCGACTACCCGCTCATCGAGGTCGGCACGCTGACCCTCGACCGCAACCCGCAGAACTTCTTCGCCGAGATCGAGCAGGCGGCGTTCTCGCCCGCGAACACGGTGCCCGGCATCGGCATCAGCCCCGACAAGATGCTGATGGCGCGCGTATTCAGCTACCCCGACGCGCAGCGCTACCGGGTGGGCACGAACTACAACCAGCTGCCGGTGAACGCCCCGCACGCGGCGCCCGTCGCGAACTACTCGCAGGACGGCGCGCAGCGCCACCACTACAACGCGCCGAGCGTGCCGGTGTACGCGCCGAACTCGTTCGGCGGACCGGCCGCGTCGGCCGATGCAGCCGGCGAGGGCTCGTGGGAGGGCGACGGCGAGCTCGTGCGCACCGCGTACACCCTGCGCGCCGACGACAGTGACTTCGGCCAGGCCGGCACGCTCTACCGCGACGTCTACTCGGCCGAGGCGAAGGAGCGCCTGCAGGTGACCCTGCTCGGCCAGGCGCGGGCGATCACGATCGACGAGATCCGTGAGCGGTTCTTCCAGTACTGGACGAACGTCGACGCCGGGCTCGGCCAGGTGCTGCGCGCGGCCTACGCGGTGGCCGCCGAGGACGGCGCGGCCGCGTAG
- a CDS encoding family 78 glycoside hydrolase catalytic domain, which yields MRSKFRSTATGMLVAGTVFASVISAAPTAAFAASTQAAAVTVSGLETNSAKSPLGIPLAAPKLSWQLASAGRGVTQSAYQVRVATSAGALESPDVWDSGRVESGTSVEVPYGGPDLEGATRYAWQVRVWDGDGRATDWSKPASFETALASLDDWNGAAWIGADTSIPAAWTNSTLTFTASKISGALGVYFRGRDGSNAYMWQLSESSKSLRPHVKSNGAYTVLSATPFPAGFDFAAKHDYSITVDGSTITTKVDGAVLDTRTVSTHTAAGLVGFRTSGAETGTVSAAKVTSKSGDVLLETDFPANDRTFTGGTLKGGDLVVSGDTDAWYAYGADVPLLRTDFDVDKEVASARVYAAARGLYELQLNGEPVGDQELAPGWTDYNTRIQYQSYDVTDLVEDGDNAFGAEVANGWYAGRVAMFGDSIYGSDTSLIAQLRIRYTDGSEDVVATGDDWRTTNGPTTSADLLDGEAYDARRAAEVGDWAEAGYDDGDWSHAVVRPSATAKLEPQTAPPVRVVDELDAKALPSPADGVHVYDLEQNMVGHVRVKLTGEAGQTVRIRVAEVLNPDGSLYTANFRSAKATDYYTFGEDGTATWEPKFTFHGFRYVEITGVDEAPAASAITGVVVGSDNEQTASLETNSALVNQLQSNILWGQRGNFLSIPTDTPARDERMGWTGDINVFANTANYNMDSQLFLTKWLQDLRDTQNAEGSFPGVAPIIPGRFDGGYGRAGWADAGVHVPYSIWKAYGDTQVLADSYDSMKRYVDYLDASAVGHIRNVGGYNDWLNLDDDTPATVIDTAFLAKGTREFAEMAKALGHDDVAAEYSERYEAIKAAYVAAFVSADGTVRGDSQTAYILTIMNDLIPEGLEDAVATQFEETLARRGNHLSTGFLGVDGLLPALTKIGRTDIAYTLLQNTDYPSWGYEIGKGATTIWERWNSIMPDGSFGPVEMNSFNHYAYGAVGEWVYRTMAGVSALEPGYRKVLVAPQPGAGVDTVDYELETPYGTVVSDWRTDASGTMRLDVTVPANATAEIRIPTSSRWAITEGGVPATSAEGVEFSRYENGAAVFTVGSGDYAFGQDATLGRLGDTRDSAAAFDAKVEELDEAGSLSAEQAEALTEYADTFAERADRAWDAYVGDAKGRDRDLRTAAAAHKALSAIQSISAYLDREVDHGALAVETADALQAILEPAAAKLTQACATLAGAEVSLTTPADGVFPGDVARASIAVEVTGKKKLGQVEAELVSDDGFTVTAVDERRLPQLAPGATSTFDFDVTVPAGTEPGRYGLTGSLNYRYEGTDVEIPVDAELVVSAPVVVQAVTVEPAAAHPGDVVAVTVDLANLSDDARTGALRVEGPEGWSAATAEVDLAAGATSAASVEVSVPYTVTAGDVALTASVGSTTDERGSATLAVGLTNAPAIVVDHVDLGLAQSERSHGLTASEHSGTSSEAGLTRRYTHTSYPGGWFEFDVAVPAGEPFVVRAVETFDGARQKTYDVSADGATVFEQRYARTAGGAGTMAYQFLVEPSAATADGKVRLRFQDVDGGYDPSIADVWVLPATPGLDAAANVLAGSVATARTSLQSAPAWSTANLVDGKRESVAGGAKGYTSNGPDRSQTGVDQWVAFDLGEAKPVNTVVVYPRTATADDPAADGTDGAHFPKAFALQVSDDGVNWTTVKQVTGQADPGPRPQTYRFDTVQARHVRLAVTELGRPTAEEGRLGYYRLQLAEVQAFELG from the coding sequence GTGCGATCCAAATTCCGCAGTACAGCGACCGGCATGCTCGTCGCCGGCACGGTCTTCGCTTCGGTCATCTCGGCAGCACCGACGGCCGCCTTCGCGGCGTCGACGCAGGCCGCCGCGGTGACGGTGAGCGGGCTCGAGACCAACTCCGCGAAATCGCCGCTGGGCATCCCGCTCGCGGCCCCGAAGCTGAGCTGGCAGCTCGCCTCGGCCGGTCGGGGGGTGACCCAGTCGGCGTACCAGGTGCGTGTCGCCACGAGCGCGGGCGCGCTCGAATCGCCCGACGTGTGGGACAGCGGCCGCGTCGAGTCGGGCACCTCGGTCGAGGTGCCCTACGGCGGCCCCGACCTCGAGGGCGCCACCCGCTACGCCTGGCAGGTTCGCGTGTGGGACGGCGACGGGCGCGCGACCGACTGGAGCAAGCCCGCCTCGTTCGAGACGGCCCTCGCCTCGCTCGACGACTGGAACGGCGCCGCCTGGATCGGCGCTGACACCTCGATCCCGGCTGCATGGACGAACTCGACGCTGACCTTCACCGCGTCGAAGATCTCGGGCGCCCTCGGCGTCTACTTCCGCGGCCGCGACGGATCGAACGCCTACATGTGGCAGCTCAGCGAGAGCTCGAAGTCGCTGCGCCCGCACGTGAAGTCGAACGGCGCCTACACGGTGCTCTCGGCGACGCCGTTCCCCGCAGGCTTCGACTTCGCTGCGAAGCACGACTACTCGATCACCGTCGACGGGTCGACGATCACGACGAAGGTCGACGGGGCCGTGCTCGACACCCGCACGGTCTCCACGCACACCGCGGCCGGCCTCGTCGGGTTCCGCACGAGCGGTGCCGAGACCGGCACGGTCTCCGCGGCGAAGGTCACCTCGAAGTCGGGTGACGTGCTGCTCGAGACGGACTTCCCGGCGAACGACCGCACGTTCACGGGCGGCACGCTGAAGGGCGGCGACCTCGTCGTCTCGGGCGACACCGACGCCTGGTACGCCTACGGCGCCGACGTGCCGCTGCTGCGCACCGACTTCGACGTCGACAAGGAGGTCGCCTCGGCCCGCGTCTACGCCGCCGCACGTGGTCTCTACGAACTCCAGCTCAACGGCGAGCCGGTCGGCGACCAGGAGCTCGCCCCCGGGTGGACCGACTACAACACGCGCATCCAGTACCAGAGCTACGACGTCACCGACCTCGTCGAGGACGGCGACAACGCGTTCGGGGCCGAGGTCGCGAACGGCTGGTACGCCGGCCGGGTCGCCATGTTCGGCGACTCGATCTACGGCAGCGACACGTCGCTCATCGCCCAGCTCCGGATCCGCTACACCGACGGCTCGGAGGACGTGGTCGCGACCGGCGACGACTGGCGCACCACGAACGGTCCGACGACGTCGGCCGACCTCCTCGACGGCGAGGCCTACGACGCACGGCGTGCGGCCGAGGTCGGCGACTGGGCCGAGGCGGGTTACGACGACGGTGACTGGTCGCACGCGGTCGTGCGCCCCTCGGCCACAGCGAAGCTCGAGCCGCAGACCGCTCCGCCCGTGCGGGTCGTCGACGAGCTCGACGCGAAGGCCCTGCCGAGCCCGGCCGACGGCGTGCACGTCTACGACCTCGAGCAGAACATGGTCGGGCACGTGCGCGTGAAACTCACCGGTGAGGCCGGGCAGACGGTCCGCATCCGGGTCGCCGAAGTGCTGAATCCCGACGGCTCGCTCTACACCGCGAACTTCCGCAGCGCGAAGGCGACCGACTACTACACGTTCGGCGAGGACGGCACGGCGACGTGGGAGCCGAAGTTCACGTTCCACGGCTTCCGCTACGTCGAGATCACGGGCGTCGACGAGGCACCGGCGGCGTCCGCCATCACGGGCGTCGTCGTCGGCAGCGACAACGAGCAGACCGCATCGCTCGAGACGAACTCGGCGCTCGTCAACCAGCTGCAGAGCAACATCCTCTGGGGCCAGCGCGGCAACTTCCTCTCGATCCCGACCGACACCCCCGCGCGCGACGAGCGCATGGGCTGGACGGGCGACATCAACGTCTTCGCGAACACCGCGAACTACAACATGGACTCGCAGCTGTTCCTCACGAAGTGGCTGCAGGACCTGCGCGACACGCAGAACGCCGAAGGCTCCTTCCCCGGCGTCGCGCCGATCATCCCGGGCCGGTTCGACGGTGGCTACGGTCGTGCGGGCTGGGCCGATGCCGGCGTGCATGTGCCGTACTCGATCTGGAAGGCGTACGGCGACACCCAGGTGCTCGCCGACAGCTACGACTCGATGAAGCGATACGTCGACTACCTCGACGCGAGCGCCGTCGGCCACATCCGCAACGTCGGCGGGTACAACGACTGGCTGAACCTCGACGACGACACCCCGGCCACGGTCATCGACACAGCGTTCCTCGCCAAGGGCACGCGCGAGTTCGCCGAGATGGCGAAGGCGCTCGGGCACGACGACGTCGCCGCCGAGTACTCGGAGCGGTACGAGGCGATCAAGGCGGCCTACGTCGCGGCGTTCGTCTCGGCCGACGGCACCGTGCGCGGCGACTCGCAGACCGCCTACATCCTGACGATCATGAACGACCTCATCCCCGAGGGGCTCGAGGATGCGGTCGCCACGCAGTTCGAGGAGACGCTCGCACGACGCGGCAACCACCTCTCGACGGGCTTCCTCGGCGTCGACGGCCTGCTGCCGGCGCTCACGAAGATCGGCCGCACCGATATCGCCTACACGCTGCTGCAGAACACCGACTACCCGTCGTGGGGCTACGAGATCGGCAAGGGCGCGACGACGATCTGGGAGCGTTGGAACTCGATCATGCCCGACGGTTCGTTCGGACCGGTCGAGATGAACTCGTTCAACCACTACGCCTACGGCGCGGTGGGTGAGTGGGTGTACCGCACGATGGCCGGCGTCTCCGCGCTCGAGCCCGGCTACCGCAAGGTGCTCGTGGCGCCGCAGCCGGGCGCGGGGGTCGACACGGTCGACTACGAGCTCGAGACCCCGTACGGCACCGTCGTCTCCGACTGGCGAACGGATGCCTCTGGCACGATGCGCCTCGACGTGACGGTGCCTGCCAACGCGACGGCCGAGATCCGCATTCCGACGTCGAGCCGGTGGGCGATCACCGAGGGCGGCGTGCCCGCCACGTCGGCGGAGGGCGTCGAGTTCTCGCGGTACGAGAACGGCGCGGCCGTGTTCACCGTCGGATCGGGCGACTACGCGTTCGGCCAGGACGCGACGCTCGGCCGCCTCGGCGACACCCGTGACTCGGCGGCCGCGTTCGACGCGAAGGTCGAGGAACTCGACGAAGCCGGCTCGCTCTCGGCGGAGCAGGCGGAGGCGCTCACCGAGTACGCCGACACCTTCGCCGAGCGCGCCGACAGGGCCTGGGACGCGTACGTCGGCGACGCGAAGGGTCGCGACCGCGACCTGCGCACCGCCGCGGCGGCGCACAAGGCGCTGAGCGCGATCCAGTCGATCTCCGCGTACCTCGACCGTGAGGTCGACCATGGTGCGCTCGCCGTCGAGACGGCCGACGCGCTGCAGGCGATCCTCGAACCGGCGGCGGCGAAGCTCACGCAGGCCTGTGCGACGCTCGCCGGCGCCGAGGTCTCGCTCACGACTCCGGCCGACGGGGTCTTCCCGGGCGACGTGGCACGCGCGAGCATCGCGGTCGAGGTGACCGGAAAGAAGAAGCTGGGTCAGGTCGAGGCTGAGCTCGTCTCGGACGACGGGTTCACGGTCACCGCCGTCGACGAGCGGCGCCTGCCGCAGCTCGCGCCGGGCGCGACCTCGACGTTCGACTTCGACGTGACGGTGCCGGCAGGTACCGAGCCCGGTCGCTACGGACTGACGGGTTCGCTGAACTACCGATACGAGGGCACCGACGTCGAGATCCCGGTCGATGCCGAGCTCGTGGTGTCGGCCCCGGTCGTGGTGCAGGCCGTGACGGTCGAGCCGGCGGCGGCGCATCCCGGTGACGTCGTCGCGGTGACGGTCGACCTCGCGAACCTGAGCGACGACGCTCGCACGGGCGCCCTGCGCGTCGAGGGCCCCGAGGGCTGGAGCGCGGCGACGGCCGAGGTCGACCTCGCCGCCGGAGCGACATCAGCCGCATCCGTCGAGGTCAGCGTGCCGTACACGGTGACCGCAGGCGATGTCGCCCTCACGGCGTCGGTCGGCTCGACGACCGACGAGCGCGGTTCGGCGACGCTCGCGGTCGGCCTGACGAACGCCCCGGCGATCGTCGTCGACCACGTCGACCTCGGCCTCGCGCAGTCGGAGCGCTCGCACGGCCTCACGGCTTCCGAGCATTCGGGCACCTCGAGCGAGGCGGGCCTCACCCGCCGCTACACGCACACGTCGTATCCGGGCGGCTGGTTCGAGTTCGATGTCGCGGTGCCGGCGGGCGAACCGTTCGTGGTGCGCGCGGTCGAGACGTTCGACGGGGCGCGTCAGAAGACGTACGACGTGTCGGCCGACGGTGCGACGGTGTTCGAGCAGCGCTACGCCCGAACGGCTGGCGGCGCGGGAACGATGGCCTACCAGTTCCTGGTCGAGCCGTCCGCGGCGACGGCCGACGGCAAGGTGCGACTGCGCTTCCAGGACGTCGACGGCGGCTACGACCCCTCGATCGCCGACGTCTGGGTGCTGCCGGCGACGCCGGGTCTCGACGCCGCCGCGAACGTGCTCGCCGGCTCGGTCGCGACCGCCCGCACGAGCCTGCAGTCGGCGCCCGCGTGGAGCACGGCGAACCTCGTCGACGGCAAGCGCGAGAGCGTCGCGGGTGGCGCGAAGGGCTACACGTCGAACGGTCCCGACCGTTCGCAGACGGGCGTCGACCAGTGGGTCGCGTTCGACCTCGGCGAGGCGAAGCCGGTGAACACCGTCGTCGTCTACCCGCGCACCGCCACCGCCGACGACCCCGCGGCCGACGGCACCGACGGTGCGCACTTCCCGAAGGCGTTCGCGTTGCAGGTGAGCGACGACGGCGTGAACTGGACGACCGTGAAGCAGGTGACCGGACAGGCCGACCCGGGCCCGCGGCCCCAGACCTACCGGTTCGACACCGTGCAGGCGCGCCACGTGCGGCTCGCGGTCACCGAGCTCGGCCGGCCGACCGCCGAGGAGGGCCGACTCGGCTACTACCGCCTGCAGCTCGCGGAGGTGCAGGCCTTCGAGCTCGGCTGA
- a CDS encoding glycerol-3-phosphate dehydrogenase/oxidase: protein MARPRRTPASLTSSPAPAPAHSSTLDAARRRRELEALADRTTPVDVLVIGGGVTGAGVALDAASRGLSVVLAEAHDLAFGTSRWSSKLVHGGLRYLATGDVAVARESAVERHVLMTRVAPHLVRSLPQLLPFTASTSSKQRAMGRVGLGLGDGLRMLARTPASVLAHPRHVGTAEALALAPGLRREGLRGGMLSFDGQLVDDARLVVALARTAAAHGATVLTRVRVSDATADSATLTDTVTGESLTLRARAVVNAAGVWAGELDPGIRMRPSRGTHLVLDAAVLGHPTVALTVPHPGSVSRFVFALPQQLGRVVVGLTDEEAPGPIPDVPQPEEQEIDFLLRTISSALARSLGRSDVLGAFAGLRPLIDTGGNGGGTADISRRHHVAVSASGLVNVLGGKLTTYRAMARDAVDLACRHAGLDDTGCRTAELALVGAPASAVPFAGADAAPAGRSTAAHDGEAPASLAARFGAEASTVLALARCDRPADRVAPGIDVTRAEIEFAVGAEGALDVDDVLDRRTRIGLVAPDRERAHDAVAELVAEATARLS, encoded by the coding sequence TTGGCACGCCCTCGACGGACACCTGCGTCCCTGACCTCCTCCCCCGCCCCGGCGCCGGCGCACTCGTCGACGCTCGACGCCGCACGGCGCCGCCGCGAGCTCGAAGCGCTCGCCGACCGCACGACGCCGGTCGACGTGCTCGTCATCGGCGGCGGCGTCACCGGCGCGGGCGTGGCCCTCGACGCCGCGAGCCGCGGCCTGTCGGTCGTGCTCGCCGAGGCGCACGACCTCGCGTTCGGCACGAGCCGGTGGAGCTCGAAGCTCGTGCACGGCGGCCTGCGCTACCTCGCCACCGGCGACGTCGCGGTCGCCCGCGAGAGCGCCGTCGAACGGCACGTCCTGATGACCCGGGTCGCGCCGCACCTCGTGCGCAGCCTCCCCCAGCTGCTGCCGTTCACCGCTTCGACGTCGTCGAAGCAGCGGGCGATGGGCCGCGTCGGGCTCGGACTCGGCGACGGGCTGCGCATGCTCGCGCGCACGCCCGCGAGCGTGCTCGCGCACCCACGACACGTCGGCACCGCCGAGGCGCTCGCGCTGGCGCCCGGGCTGCGACGCGAGGGCCTGCGGGGCGGCATGCTCTCGTTCGACGGGCAGCTCGTCGACGACGCCCGGCTCGTCGTCGCCCTCGCCCGCACCGCTGCGGCCCACGGCGCGACCGTGCTCACCAGAGTTCGCGTCTCGGATGCGACGGCCGACTCCGCGACGCTCACCGACACGGTCACGGGCGAATCCCTCACCCTCCGGGCCCGCGCGGTGGTGAACGCCGCGGGGGTCTGGGCCGGCGAACTCGACCCCGGCATCCGGATGCGCCCGAGTCGCGGCACGCACCTCGTGCTCGACGCCGCCGTGCTCGGACACCCGACGGTCGCGCTCACCGTGCCGCATCCCGGATCGGTCAGCCGGTTCGTGTTCGCCCTGCCGCAGCAGCTCGGTCGCGTCGTCGTCGGACTCACCGACGAGGAGGCGCCCGGGCCGATCCCCGACGTGCCGCAGCCCGAGGAGCAGGAGATCGACTTCCTGCTGCGGACCATCTCGTCGGCGCTCGCACGCTCCCTCGGGCGCAGCGACGTGCTCGGCGCGTTCGCCGGCCTGCGCCCGCTCATCGACACCGGCGGCAACGGCGGCGGCACGGCCGACATCTCCCGACGCCACCACGTCGCGGTCTCGGCGTCGGGACTCGTCAACGTGCTCGGCGGCAAGCTCACGACCTACCGCGCGATGGCGCGCGACGCGGTCGACCTCGCCTGCCGGCACGCCGGCCTCGATGATACGGGCTGCCGCACCGCCGAGCTCGCCCTCGTCGGTGCACCGGCGTCGGCCGTGCCGTTCGCCGGCGCCGACGCGGCGCCGGCCGGGCGATCGACGGCGGCTCACGACGGCGAAGCGCCCGCCTCGCTCGCGGCCCGCTTCGGCGCCGAGGCATCCACCGTGCTCGCCCTCGCCCGCTGCGACCGCCCTGCCGACCGCGTCGCGCCGGGCATCGATGTCACCCGCGCCGAGATCGAGTTCGCGGTGGGGGCAGAGGGCGCGCTCGACGTCGACGACGTGCTCGACCGCCGCACCCGCATCGGGCTCGTCGCCCCCGACCGCGAGCGCGCGCACGACGCGGTCGCGGAGTTGGTCGCGGAGGCGACGGCCCGGCTCAGCTGA
- a CDS encoding TetR/AcrR family transcriptional regulator: MEDRQVLELDRPVWDETESRMLDAAAELISARGVGGVTVAEVARNAGVSRPTVYRRWASADEIVRATLVRATVALIERFPEPATSRDEIVRDVLRFAELFRADPLFGRLLEREPEVFTRYTLQRIGTSQRVILQWISVAIAEAQRGGTVREGAPGDLAVMLLLVAQSAILSHDTVSALIDEPHWSNELWHALDGHLRP; the protein is encoded by the coding sequence ATGGAAGATCGTCAAGTGCTCGAGCTCGACCGTCCGGTGTGGGACGAGACCGAGTCGCGCATGCTCGACGCCGCCGCCGAGCTGATCTCGGCACGTGGCGTCGGCGGAGTCACCGTGGCCGAGGTCGCGCGCAACGCCGGCGTCAGCCGGCCGACCGTGTACCGGCGCTGGGCGAGCGCCGACGAGATCGTGCGAGCGACCCTCGTGCGGGCGACCGTGGCGCTCATCGAGCGGTTCCCCGAACCCGCGACCTCGCGCGACGAGATCGTGCGCGACGTGCTGCGCTTCGCCGAGCTCTTCCGCGCCGACCCGCTCTTCGGCCGGCTGCTCGAGCGCGAGCCCGAGGTGTTCACCCGCTACACGCTGCAGCGCATCGGCACGAGCCAGCGCGTCATCCTGCAGTGGATCTCGGTCGCGATCGCCGAGGCCCAGCGCGGCGGCACCGTGCGCGAGGGCGCGCCGGGCGACCTCGCCGTCATGCTGCTGCTCGTCGCCCAGTCGGCGATCCTCTCCCACGACACCGTCTCCGCCCTCATCGACGAGCCGCATTGGAGCAACGAACTTTGGCACGCCCTCGACGGACACCTGCGTCCCTGA